One window from the genome of Magnolia sinica isolate HGM2019 chromosome 4, MsV1, whole genome shotgun sequence encodes:
- the LOC131242882 gene encoding uncharacterized protein LOC131242882 codes for MGSSNSPAYNLGFAILAGENGLSRTRRVSICTRLLDKDESMTAKTKPEKYHAPFCVRSFYSRSSKNSLNYRNSVYSCNCYDSQPSSSLNSLNGSLWSASEIAASVNGEIVKWGPPGTICTDSRNLNSGQWFFAIVGERFDGHDFVSPSLDDKGCVGVVGNKVCEKWRRGFIKVEGNTLIALEKLAKHARNRFDGHVVGLTGSVGKTTTRTMIALALESLGQVYQTHGNQNNLIGVALTLIGIPASTEVSVLELGMNRKGEISGLAQICRPSVRVILNVGHAHMENFSSLEEVAGAKGELLMEAKPGDVCVLNADDPPVMSIPVPAGVKKVLFGRRLGSDVRLVLAESIHGGSAVHVILEHRVFEFDKNALVSDEWATDTVEFQIHSPGLHLAVNACAAAAVAVSLGVPLYQVGESLSRFEPVHMRSELEIAENGIRIINDVYNANPTSMRAAIDLLKAMDCKGKRVAILGDMLELGATDAEAHKMVLNMCCDASFGLIACVGKRFHLAAENLNLLGNDNVMCAVDSKSIALKVRERLAAVDVVLVKGSRAMQMERVVDAIKDLSI; via the exons ATGGGAAGCTCTAATTCTCCCGCTTATAATCTTGGTTTTGCGATTTTAGCTGGAGAAAACGGACTTAGTAGGACAAGAAGGGTTTCAATCTGCACTAGGTTATTAGATAAAGATGAATCCATGACTGCAAAAACCAAGCCTGAAAAATATCATGCGCCCTTCTGTGTAAGGAGTTTCTATTCAAGATCTTCTAAGAATAGTTTGAATTACAGAAACAGTGTATATTCCTGCAATTGTTATGATTCCCAACCATCTTCCTCTCTAAATTCTCTAAATGGGTCTTTGTGGAGTGCTTCAGAGATTGCAGCATCAGTAAATGGGGAAATTGTAAAATGGGGTCCTCCTGGAACCATCTGCACCGATAGTAGAAACCTGAATTCTGGGCAGTGGTTTTTCGCCATTGTCGGGGAGAGATTCGACGGCCACGATTTTGTGAGCCCATCGTTAGACGATAAGGGTTGTGTTGGAGTTGTAGGAAATAAGGTTTGTGAAAAATGGCGAAGAGGCTTCATCAAAGTCGAGGGAAATACCTTAATTGCCCTCGAGAAGTTGGCGAAGCATGCCAGGAACAGGTTCGATGGTCATGTGGTGGGTTTAACAGGCAGTGTAGGAAAGACCACTACAAGAACTATGATTGCGCTCGCACTCGAGAGCCTTGGTCAGGTCTACCAGACTCATGGGAACCAGAACAATCTGATTGGAGTTGCTTTGACattgatcgggattcctgcgagtACAGAAGTGTCAGTTTTGGAACTTGGGATGAACAGGAAAGGAGAGATTTCGGGGCTGGCGCAGATTTGTCGGCCTTCTGTGAGAGTAATTTTGAATGTGGGTCATGCCCATATGGAGAATTTCAGCAGTTTAGAGGAGGTTGCTGGAGCCAAAGGGGAGCTTTTGATGGAGGCAAAGCCAGGTGATGTATGCGTGTTGAATGCGGATGATCCTCCAGTTATGAGCATTCCGGTTCCAGCCGGAGTTAAGAAG GTGCTCTTTGGCCGAAGGTTAGGTTCTGATGTCCGGTTGGTTTTGGCTGAAAGTATACATGGAGGGTCTGCAGTTCATGTAATTTTAGAACATCGGGTGTTTGAATTTGATAAAAATGCTTTGGTCTCTGATGAATGGGCTACAGATAC GGTGGAATTTCAGATCCACAGTCCTGGGCTTCATTTAGCGGTCAATGCATGTGCTGCTGCTGCAGTTGCAGTCTCCTTGGGAGTTCCTCTTTATCAAGTTGGAGAATCCTTGTCAAGATTTGAACCAGTTCACATGAGGTCAGAGTTGGAAATTGCTGAAAATGGTATCAGAATAATCAATGATGTTTACAATGCCAACCCAACCAGCATGAGAGCTGCTATCGATTTGCTCAAAGCCATGGATTGCAAAGGCAAAAGGGTGGCCATTCTCGGCGACATGCTAGAGCTGGGCGCAACAGATGCAGAGGCACACAAGATGGTTTTGAACATGTGCTGCGATGCATCTTTTGGTTTGATAGCATGTGTTGGGAAAAGGTTTCATTTGGCAGCTGAGAATTTGAATTTACTGGGAAATGACAATGTCATGTGCGCAGTTGACTCAAAATCCATCGCACTCAAAGTTAGAGAAAGGTTAGCTGCTGTTGATGTTGTTTTGGTGAAGGGTAGCCGTGCAATGCAGATGGAAAGAGTAGTCGATGCTATCAAGGACCTTAGCATCTGA